TGCTGGCTGTTGGTCAAAAATGTTCCCGCGTAAAACCACTTGTTCTCAAGCTGCGCGCTGATTCCACGCCGGCTCAGGTAAGACGTGGAAAAATCCGTGTGGTTGATCGACAGGTCGCCGGCCTCCAGTTTCAGGTCGCCCCGGTTGTAACGGACCACCATGCTGGACAGGTTGACATGGCTCTCTACATCCGACACCTGGCTCATGTAGGAAAAATTGGAATCAAAATCCAGTTGGTACTTGTCTTTGACGATATTGCGATACAACCGCACATTCCCATTGGCCGTAAACGACTCCGCCGGCGGTTCGCTTTCATCGTACAAACGCGTGTTGGTCGATGCACTGGCCGTCATGCGCAGCAGGGGGTCCCGCTTTTTCTCCTCGGGTGAAGGCGAAACGCCGCTCTGTTGAAAATAGACCCGGGGCGTGGATCCGGTGTTCAGGTCAGCCAGCGCAAAAACCGGTGACAACACGCCCGCACGCTTTCCCTTTGATGAAAGCACAAAATATTCCAATTCGCGTCCATACAGGTTGTCCAGGGGAATCCGATAGCCCGGCATTCCTTTCGAATCGGGCCGCATGAGACGTACCTGGTAAGATTGAGCGCCTTTCGTGCGGTAGTACAGGTAGTATGTTTCACCCGAGACCGGCGCCGCCAGTTCTATGGAAACGGAATCGGGCCTGACCTCCAAACGCGGCAAAATGGTGGAAATCGAGACGTCCGCGGCGGTCAGAAACCCGGTACAGAAAAGCAGCACCAGCCAGCCGGCCGGAATGACTTTGCGTTTCATGATATCACCCTCCACTCGCTACTATAATAACGGGATTCAAAAAAAAACATGTTTTTTATATGTCCAATGACATTTCCAAGTCATGCGTCCTGATGCACGTTCTCAGCGCTGACGGAAAGAACCGATCTCGGAAGTGGTCAAAACCCGGCCCGAATCGTTCAGACCGCGCACCATCCAGTAGATCCAGCCGGCATCCTTGAAAATCATCATGTCCAGGACATGATGATCATGATCCGTCGCCGCTTTCCATTCAATCTGGCGATCCTCCAGGAACTGAAATGGCGCTTCCGATACGGCGATTTCGTAAACAGTGGCCTGGCGAATCGGTTTCCATGCCAGTTTTGCCGCATCAGAAGCCGGAATTTTGGACCCCACTTCCGGGCTCAGCAAGAGAATGGCGCCGCCGGAACTGACAAAGTAGCGCAACCGGGGTATTCTACCGCTGAAACGATAGTTGGTAAACTCCACGGTCAGCTCGTGCATGCCGACATCCAGTGCGGGCAAATTCGGCATGTCTTGCGGGTCCGGTGCGGCCACACGGCCGTCTTGCAAAACCATGGAAAACAAACCCATTACCTGGTCATCCAGTTTCCATTGCCCTCTCAGGATTCCCCTGCCGCTGGACGTGAGGCGCAGAGCATAGGCCGGGGGCCGGCTCTTGCGCGGCACCACCATGTACGCCTTGCCGGAGGAAAAAACCAGTTCCATGCCTTGCAATACAAAACCCGGCACCAACTCCACCACCCGAACCGTACCGGCGAACAATTTGGTGGAGTCTCCGGCCTGGTCGCGGGCCGTTATCCTGAACTCTCCCTTTTCCGCAAAAGAATGACTGACCTGGGTTCCCGTTTGCAAAGTCTGCTTTCCATCACCGAAATCCCAGGCCACTTTGGGTCCGTCGAAATTCTCGGCATTAAGGACAATCTCTTCCCCGGGCAGGGCGAATTTCGGCGCCTTCAAGGCGCGGTTGTCCGGCTGCACCACGAGAGTGGCTGAAAAAGGAGGATATGTGCTGGTGTTATCCATGACCTGAACGTCAATCCTACCTGGAGAGGGAAAGGCTGCATTGTGAACCATGATGCCGGATTTCCGTCCCGCCGGACCCAGGTTCCACTGAAATTGACCGCCCTGTACTCCCTTCAATTCGAGATTTACCGGGTCACCGGCCCGGATGCGTTGCGGCGCATGAATGCTGCGCTGTTCACTGGCGACCACAATCTGACTCTCAATGCTCTTTCCATCGCGGCCGCGGAAATCCACGGCCTTCACGCGGAAGTTTCCCGGAGCATTGTACTTGTGTGACATGCGCGTGGAGCCCATGCGCCGTGTGCCGTCGCCGAAATCCCACTCCACCATGTTGTCTTTGAAATTCCGCGCTTCCAGCTGAACTTCCGTACCCACGAAGTGACGTTGGTATTGGCTTTCCAGTGATCGGTTTTCCGCCAACACCTGGATTCGCTGCGAAACCGGGGCTTTGGCATCGCCGTTCGCGTCAAATGCCTTGACCTCAACCATTCCCACCCTGGGGAAGGGCCTTTGCAGCTTAAGCCCGGCGTTGCGGGTCTCCCCATCACTGAACTCCCAACGCACATTGGGTCCGATGCCATTCTGCAAATGCAGGTTCACTTCCGCTCCGGCAAAAACAGTTTCCGGAGCATATTGGATGCGGCGATGATCTCGCACATTAACCTGGGTGGTGAGCGGAGCTTGGCCGTTGATCCGGCAGGTGACAGGCACATTCCCCGGGTCCAGGAATCGGTGCGTAATAGTTTTGGGACGCCCGGAAAGGGTTTGATCTCCGATCTGCCATTCCACCGAGTTGGCTTCGACATTGGTTGCCTGAATATTTGCGGTGTCACCGACCTTTACCTGGGCAGGCTGAACCTGGATGCGGCGGCGGTCCTGGTTTACCTGTACCTGAATCGAAACCGGCGGCTCGCTCGATCCGGCTGCTTTTACCGAAACCTGGAATTGCCCCAGCCTTGAATAGGCGTGGGTTACCTGCTGCCCGGCGGTTTGGGTTTCGCCGTCACCGAAATCCCAGGCCAGGTTGCCCGGGGAAAAGCCCTCCGCACGCAGGGTCACGGTTTCATACAATCCCGGTGTCGCTGAATCCGCGTTTACACGCCGGGGATCCGGTGCCACGTTTACAACCAGGGTTTTGGGATTACCCGCGCCGGCGATCTGGACGGATACGGTATAGGTTCCCGGATTGTTGTACACATGCTGGATAGTGGCGCCGCCGGTAGTGGAATCCCCATCGCCGAAATTCCATTGCAGGGAACCCGCTCCGAAGTTCCTGGCCTCGAATTGCAGTGGAAAATGGGCCCTGGGTGGACCACCGGTCACTTCAATCATGCGTATATCCGCCATCACGGTGAAACCGGCTTCCACGGCAATCGTGGATTGGCCGTTGAAATCATACGCTTTTACGGTAACGGCACCGGGATTAGCGTATGTGTGGGTGACGGGACTGCCCGCAGTCTGGATCGTGCCGTCACCAAAATCCCAGCGGATCTGGGAATGGCCGAAGTGCTGGGCCTGAAATTGAACCGCTTCTCCAACCTGGGGTGAGACGGGGTGAACGTGAATGGTCCGGCGCTCTTGAATCTGCAGCGTACGGGTCAGTTCTTCACCGCTGGACATCGTGCATCTCACCTCGTAGGTTCCCGGGTCCTTGTATACATGTTCCACCTCTAATCCCGTTTGCGGGGGCGAGGAATCTCCCAGATTCCAGGTTAAACTCAAACCCTGCTGGTTAAGCACAGGCAAATCAGTACTCAGACGAACGCTGGTGCCCCCCCAGAGTGTGCCTCCAGGCTGCACCACGATTTCCGCCGCGGCAAGGCCACACGCCAGAAAGGCCACCAGAATTAAAGCAGCAATTGCTTTTTTCACGCCAACCTCCTCGGTTACCCGGGATCCCCTCCCGCGCAACATCATTCAAAAAATGGTCCTGTCCCTCGCTACTACATATTCCACGAAGAGGCAAAATATCTCACCTGATCTGCTAATTCCGAAAACGCAGCAACTGGAAGTTACTCCAGAAAAATGGGTGGGCAAATGCCATCCTGCGTCCGTCCGCAAGCTGGATGTTGGATTGCATGAACTCCAGTTTGGCCCGGCGCAGTGCCTGAGACGCGCGCCCATGCCCCAGGTAATGGCGATAAAACAAGGGCAAAACACGAGAACTGATTTCATCGACCGGCCACATGGAAACCAGGGCCGAGCGCACCCCGTTCTGTGAGAACGCCGCCGCCATGCCGGCCAACCCCGTAAGTCCCAGTATGCGTTGATCCGCGCTTTCACAGGCGCTGAGCACCAGCAGTTCCGCTTGAAGTGGAATGTGTTGGGCATCATTGGCCCGCAACAAAACGGATCCTCCAGGATCTGATGAATCCGGGGAAAACAACAATCCGGAATGCCAGGGAGATGCCAGGTTGGGGATATAGTGCGTGGCCAGATGCACGATTCGAGCACCGGGAGCCTGGCGGCGAAAATTGGCGATGGTAAACGCTTCGCCGGAAAACAAACGAATCCGATCCGCAGAGAAAAAGCGGG
This sequence is a window from Candidatus Aminicenantes bacterium. Protein-coding genes within it:
- a CDS encoding PKD domain-containing protein, which gives rise to MMLRGRGSRVTEEVGVKKAIAALILVAFLACGLAAAEIVVQPGGTLWGGTSVRLSTDLPVLNQQGLSLTWNLGDSSPPQTGLEVEHVYKDPGTYEVRCTMSSGEELTRTLQIQERRTIHVHPVSPQVGEAVQFQAQHFGHSQIRWDFGDGTIQTAGSPVTHTYANPGAVTVKAYDFNGQSTIAVEAGFTVMADIRMIEVTGGPPRAHFPLQFEARNFGAGSLQWNFGDGDSTTGGATIQHVYNNPGTYTVSVQIAGAGNPKTLVVNVAPDPRRVNADSATPGLYETVTLRAEGFSPGNLAWDFGDGETQTAGQQVTHAYSRLGQFQVSVKAAGSSEPPVSIQVQVNQDRRRIQVQPAQVKVGDTANIQATNVEANSVEWQIGDQTLSGRPKTITHRFLDPGNVPVTCRINGQAPLTTQVNVRDHRRIQYAPETVFAGAEVNLHLQNGIGPNVRWEFSDGETRNAGLKLQRPFPRVGMVEVKAFDANGDAKAPVSQRIQVLAENRSLESQYQRHFVGTEVQLEARNFKDNMVEWDFGDGTRRMGSTRMSHKYNAPGNFRVKAVDFRGRDGKSIESQIVVASEQRSIHAPQRIRAGDPVNLELKGVQGGQFQWNLGPAGRKSGIMVHNAAFPSPGRIDVQVMDNTSTYPPFSATLVVQPDNRALKAPKFALPGEEIVLNAENFDGPKVAWDFGDGKQTLQTGTQVSHSFAEKGEFRITARDQAGDSTKLFAGTVRVVELVPGFVLQGMELVFSSGKAYMVVPRKSRPPAYALRLTSSGRGILRGQWKLDDQVMGLFSMVLQDGRVAAPDPQDMPNLPALDVGMHELTVEFTNYRFSGRIPRLRYFVSSGGAILLLSPEVGSKIPASDAAKLAWKPIRQATVYEIAVSEAPFQFLEDRQIEWKAATDHDHHVLDMMIFKDAGWIYWMVRGLNDSGRVLTTSEIGSFRQR